One window of the Eucalyptus grandis isolate ANBG69807.140 chromosome 8, ASM1654582v1, whole genome shotgun sequence genome contains the following:
- the LOC104414032 gene encoding protein PHLOEM PROTEIN 2-LIKE A10, giving the protein MDVRLVKSGIDFAGRRKRWILAAAALAFSGYGAYRVYNSPSVARKRRRLLKLVGALVSLAEAVSESTETIALVSKDLKEFLRSDSDEVPNSLKQISKIAKSAEFSESITEVSRALTVGALRGYKSESKDNVNGNGGVLGFTDHVLDKLFTPAGSGFVSVVVGSLARNLVMAIFMDRRSSLQSETEGSSVPGWLNVLCDDRIKDLVGDCIQQFVSTAVTIFLEKTMDINTYDELFSGMTNPKHEKKVREMLVSVCNGAVETLVKTSHQVLKSSKSNANSYSVSPCLAVEGSKGLRFTGVDWKQGVLSHKGLIDSYGLPKNSGWVDKVSSTLAVPSNRRLVLDVTGRVTFETVRSLLEYLMEKLHDGVRQSVNAVHDEVVDRGIEVVRYATAKSSIITTLCLSLCLHILDGAAILAPF; this is encoded by the coding sequence ATGGACGTGAGATTGGTGAAGTCGGGCATCGATTTCgcggggaggaggaagaggtggATTCTCGCCGCTGCCGCTCTGGCCTTCTCTGGTTATGGGGCGTACAGGGTGTATAACTCGCCCTCGGTTGCTCGGAAGAGGAGGCGGCTCTTGAAGCTCGTGGGGGCTTTGGTCTCGTTGGCCGAGGCGGTGTCCGAATCCACCGAGACGATCGCGCTCGTCTCGAAGGATTTGAAGGAGTTTCTGAGGTCCGACTCCGATGAGGTCCCCAATAGCTTGAAGCAAATTTCGAAGATCGCAAAGTCAGCCGAGTTCTCGGAGTCGATAACTGAGGTATCCCGGGCTTTGACTGTGGGTGCTTTGCGCGGTTATAAATCTGAGTCCAAGGACAATGTCAATGGCAATGGTGGGGTTTTGGGATTCACGGATCACGTTCTCGATAAGCTCTTCACGCCTGCAGGGTCTGGTTTCGTATCTGTTGTGGTAGGCAGCCTAGCCAGGAACTTAGTCATGGCTATTTTTATGGATAGGCGGTCTAGTCTGCAATCAGAAACGGAGGGGAGTTCTGTTCCAGGATGGCTAAACGTACTGTGCGACGACAGGATCAAGGATTTAGTCGGCGATTGCATCCAGCAGTTTGTGAGCACTGCAGTCActatttttctggaaaagaCGATGGACATCAACACCTACGATGAGCTATTCTCCGGGATGACAAATCCAAAGCATGagaagaaagtgagagagatgCTGGTATCTGTCTGTAATGGCGCGGTCGAGACTCTGGTGAAAACGTCTCACCAAGTGCTGAAAAGTTCCAAATCAAACGCCAATTCGTATTCAGTTTCTCCCTGTTTAGCTGTAGAGGGAAGCAAAGGATTGAGATTTACTGGAGTGGATTGGAAGCAAGGGGTGTTGAGTCACAAGGGTCTGATAGATTCATATGGTCTTCCTAAGAACAGCGGGTGGGTCGATAAAGTGTCGTCTACTTTGGCCGTCCCGAGCAATCGGAGGCTTGTTCTCGACGTGACCGGGAGGGTTACATTCGAAACTGTGAGATCTCTCCTGGAGTATTTGATGGAGAAACTCCATGATGGTGTGAGGCAGAGCGTTAACGCCGTTCACGACGAAGTTGTTGACAGGGGTATCGAAGTCGTGAGATATGCAACTGCTAAGTCGTCCATCATCACCACCCTCTGTCTCTCTTTGTGCTTGCATATACTGGATGGTGCTGCAATTTTGGCACCATTTTAA
- the LOC120287570 gene encoding exosome complex component RRP45A-like isoform X1: MEQRLANTWRMTVNEKKFIESALLSGLRVDGRNVYDYRKLSINFGKEDGSAEVHLGQTRVMGIVTSQLVQPYRDRPNEGTLSIFTEFSPMADPSFEPGRPGEFAVELGRVIDRGLRESRAVDTESLCVLAGKLVWAIRIDLHILDNGGNLVDAANVAALAALSTFRRPECSLGGENGQEVIVHPPEAREPLPLIIHHLPIAVTFAFFSDESTLVVDPTHQEEAVMAGRMTATLNTNGDICAIQKAGGEGVPQSVIMHCLRIAATKAADVTVKIRDTVEAYNTERALRKIKRHSAPVALDVSGTLPNLRKNQVKSEDQREVSGSVGTQVEKLKLMNERKNSDQSNDIEGKVVTKSLEQGGTNSKDGNPRSFIGGPSSWNPYSRGVDSDFLKLSLASRDTSKFSKKQKGSQSEKSTQQASPKGSAEDMKAISPATESAKIASQTHGEKTLKDAVKPKHKRKKKAPSAVDGS, from the exons ATGGAGCAGAGGCTGGCGAACACATGGCGGATGACCGTTAACGAGAAGAAGTTCATAGAAAGCGCTTTGCTCTCCGGCCTCAGGGTCGATGGCCGGAACGTCTACGACTATCGCAAGCTGAGCATCAACTTTGGCAA AGAAGATGGCTCAGCAGAGGTGCATCTGGGTCAGACACGTGTAATGGGAATTGTGACTTCTCAACTAGTTCAACCATATAGAGATAGGCCTAATGAAGGGACACTTTCAATATTTACCGAGTTCTCTCCGATGGCTGATCCTTCGTTTGAACCTGGTCGTCCTGGGGAGTTCGCAGTTGAGTTAGGCAGGGTGATAGACCGTGGTTTAAG GGAAAGCAGGGCTGTGGATACAGAATCTCTTTGCGTTCTTGCAGGGAAGTTGGTGTGGGCCATCCGTATTGATCTCCATATCTTAGATAATGGAGG TAATCTGGTCGATGCTGCTAATGTTGCTGCTTTGGCTGCTCTGTCAACATTCCGTCGGCCTGAATGCTCATTAGGTGGAGAAAATGGTCAAGAAGTAATAGTTCATCCACCAGAG GCTAGGGAGCCACTACCCCTTATAATTCATCACTTACCTATAGCAGTCACCTTCGCATTTTTCAGCGATGAAAGCACTCTG GTGGTAGATCCTACCCACCAGGAGGAAGCGGTTATGGCTGGTAGGATGACAGCTACTCTGAATACAAATGGTGATATTTGTGCTATTCAGAAAGCAGGAGGAGAAGGTGTTCCTCAGAGTGTAATAATGCATTGCCTACGTATTGCTGCTACAAAAGCTGCTGATGTAACAGTGAAGATACGAGACACT GTAGAGGCGTACAATACTGAAAGAGCTCTGCGGAAGATAAAGCGCCACTCTGCTCCAGTTGCCTTGGATGTCAGTGGGACTCTTCCTAATTTAAGGAAAAATCAGGTCAAATCTGAGGATCAGAGGGAAGTCAGCGGATCAGTAGGAACTCAAGTGGAAAAATTGAAGCTGATGAATGAGAGAAAGAATTCTGATCAGAGTAATGACATTGAAGGTAAAGTGGTCACAAAATCACTTGAACAAGGAGGAACTAACAGTAAAGATGGGAATCCTAGGAGTTTCATTGGAGGTCCATCAAGTTG GAATCCTTACTCGAGGGGTGTTGATTCGGATTTCCTGAAATTATCTCTTGCTTCGCGTG ATACTTCAAAATTCTCTAAAAAGCAAAAGGGCTCGCAAAGTGAGAAATCAACCCAGCAGGCTAGTCCAAAGGGGTCAGCCGAAGATATGAAGGCAATATCTCCAGCAACTGAGTCTGCTAAGATTGCCTCTCAAACCCATGGGGAGAAAACACTAAAGGATGCTGTTAAGCCTAAAcataagaggaaaaagaaagcaccCTCTGCAGTGGATGGAAGTTAG
- the LOC120287570 gene encoding exosome complex component RRP45A-like isoform X2, translating to MEQRLANTWRMTVNEKKFIESALVSGLRVDGRNVYDYRKLSINFGKEDGSAEVHLGQTRVMGIVTSQLVQPYRDRPNEGTLSIFTEFSPMADPSFEPGRPGEFAVELGRVIDRGLRESRAVDTESLCVLAGKLVWAIRIDLHILDNGGNLVDAANVAALAALSTFRRPECSLGGENGQEVIVHPPEAREPLPLIIHHLPIAVTFAFFSDESTLVVDPTHQEEAVMAGRMTATLNTNGDICAIQKAGGEGVPQSVIMHCLRIAATKAADVTVKIRDTVEAYNTERALRKIKRHSAPVALDVSGTLPNLRKNQVKSEDQREVSGSVGTQVEKLKLMNERKNSDQSNDIEGKVVTKSLEQGGTNSKDGNPRSFIGGPSSWNPYSRGVDSDFLKLSLASRDTSKFSKKQKGSQSEKSTQQASPKGSAEDMKAISPATESAKIASQTHGEKTLKDAVKPKHKRKKKAPSAVDGS from the exons AGAAGATGGCTCAGCAGAGGTGCATCTGGGTCAGACACGTGTAATGGGAATTGTGACTTCTCAACTAGTTCAACCATATAGAGATAGGCCTAATGAAGGGACACTTTCAATATTTACCGAGTTCTCTCCGATGGCTGATCCTTCGTTTGAACCTGGTCGTCCTGGGGAGTTCGCAGTTGAGTTAGGCAGGGTGATAGACCGTGGTTTAAG GGAAAGCAGGGCTGTGGATACAGAATCTCTTTGCGTTCTTGCAGGGAAGTTGGTGTGGGCCATCCGTATTGATCTCCATATCTTAGATAATGGAGG TAATCTGGTCGATGCTGCTAATGTTGCTGCTTTGGCTGCTCTGTCAACATTCCGTCGGCCTGAATGCTCATTAGGTGGAGAAAATGGTCAAGAAGTAATAGTTCATCCACCAGAG GCTAGGGAGCCACTACCCCTTATAATTCATCACTTACCTATAGCAGTCACCTTCGCATTTTTCAGCGATGAAAGCACTCTG GTGGTAGATCCTACCCACCAGGAGGAAGCGGTTATGGCTGGTAGGATGACAGCTACTCTGAATACAAATGGTGATATTTGTGCTATTCAGAAAGCAGGAGGAGAAGGTGTTCCTCAGAGTGTAATAATGCATTGCCTACGTATTGCTGCTACAAAAGCTGCTGATGTAACAGTGAAGATACGAGACACT GTAGAGGCGTACAATACTGAAAGAGCTCTGCGGAAGATAAAGCGCCACTCTGCTCCAGTTGCCTTGGATGTCAGTGGGACTCTTCCTAATTTAAGGAAAAATCAGGTCAAATCTGAGGATCAGAGGGAAGTCAGCGGATCAGTAGGAACTCAAGTGGAAAAATTGAAGCTGATGAATGAGAGAAAGAATTCTGATCAGAGTAATGACATTGAAGGTAAAGTGGTCACAAAATCACTTGAACAAGGAGGAACTAACAGTAAAGATGGGAATCCTAGGAGTTTCATTGGAGGTCCATCAAGTTG GAATCCTTACTCGAGGGGTGTTGATTCGGATTTCCTGAAATTATCTCTTGCTTCGCGTG ATACTTCAAAATTCTCTAAAAAGCAAAAGGGCTCGCAAAGTGAGAAATCAACCCAGCAGGCTAGTCCAAAGGGGTCAGCCGAAGATATGAAGGCAATATCTCCAGCAACTGAGTCTGCTAAGATTGCCTCTCAAACCCATGGGGAGAAAACACTAAAGGATGCTGTTAAGCCTAAAcataagaggaaaaagaaagcaccCTCTGCAGTGGATGGAAGTTAG
- the LOC120287570 gene encoding exosome complex component RRP45A-like isoform X3 → MEQRLANTWRMTVNEKKFIESALLSGLRVDGRNVYDYRKLSINFGKEDGSAEVHLGQTRVMGIVTSQLVQPYRDRPNEGTLSIFTEFSPMADPSFEPGRPGEFAVELGRVIDRGLRESRAVDTESLCVLAGKLVWAIRIDLHILDNGGNLVDAANVAALAALSTFRRPECSLGGENGQEVIVHPPEAREPLPLIIHHLPIAVTFAFFSDESTLVVDPTHQEEAVMAGRMTATLNTNGDICAIQKAGGEGVPQSVIMHCLRIAATKAADVTVKIRDTVEAYNTERALRKIKRHSAPVALDVSGTLPNLRKNQVKSEDQREVSGSVGTQVEKLKLMNERKNSDQSNDIEDTSKFSKKQKGSQSEKSTQQASPKGSAEDMKAISPATESAKIASQTHGEKTLKDAVKPKHKRKKKAPSAVDGS, encoded by the exons ATGGAGCAGAGGCTGGCGAACACATGGCGGATGACCGTTAACGAGAAGAAGTTCATAGAAAGCGCTTTGCTCTCCGGCCTCAGGGTCGATGGCCGGAACGTCTACGACTATCGCAAGCTGAGCATCAACTTTGGCAA AGAAGATGGCTCAGCAGAGGTGCATCTGGGTCAGACACGTGTAATGGGAATTGTGACTTCTCAACTAGTTCAACCATATAGAGATAGGCCTAATGAAGGGACACTTTCAATATTTACCGAGTTCTCTCCGATGGCTGATCCTTCGTTTGAACCTGGTCGTCCTGGGGAGTTCGCAGTTGAGTTAGGCAGGGTGATAGACCGTGGTTTAAG GGAAAGCAGGGCTGTGGATACAGAATCTCTTTGCGTTCTTGCAGGGAAGTTGGTGTGGGCCATCCGTATTGATCTCCATATCTTAGATAATGGAGG TAATCTGGTCGATGCTGCTAATGTTGCTGCTTTGGCTGCTCTGTCAACATTCCGTCGGCCTGAATGCTCATTAGGTGGAGAAAATGGTCAAGAAGTAATAGTTCATCCACCAGAG GCTAGGGAGCCACTACCCCTTATAATTCATCACTTACCTATAGCAGTCACCTTCGCATTTTTCAGCGATGAAAGCACTCTG GTGGTAGATCCTACCCACCAGGAGGAAGCGGTTATGGCTGGTAGGATGACAGCTACTCTGAATACAAATGGTGATATTTGTGCTATTCAGAAAGCAGGAGGAGAAGGTGTTCCTCAGAGTGTAATAATGCATTGCCTACGTATTGCTGCTACAAAAGCTGCTGATGTAACAGTGAAGATACGAGACACT GTAGAGGCGTACAATACTGAAAGAGCTCTGCGGAAGATAAAGCGCCACTCTGCTCCAGTTGCCTTGGATGTCAGTGGGACTCTTCCTAATTTAAGGAAAAATCAGGTCAAATCTGAGGATCAGAGGGAAGTCAGCGGATCAGTAGGAACTCAAGTGGAAAAATTGAAGCTGATGAATGAGAGAAAGAATTCTGATCAGAGTAATGACATTGAAG ATACTTCAAAATTCTCTAAAAAGCAAAAGGGCTCGCAAAGTGAGAAATCAACCCAGCAGGCTAGTCCAAAGGGGTCAGCCGAAGATATGAAGGCAATATCTCCAGCAACTGAGTCTGCTAAGATTGCCTCTCAAACCCATGGGGAGAAAACACTAAAGGATGCTGTTAAGCCTAAAcataagaggaaaaagaaagcaccCTCTGCAGTGGATGGAAGTTAG
- the LOC120287570 gene encoding exosome complex component RRP45A-like isoform X5 → MEQRLANTWRMTVNEKKFIESALLSGLRVDGRNVYDYRKLSINFGKEDGSAEVHLGQTRVMGIVTSQLVQPYRDRPNEGTLSIFTEFSPMADPSFEPGRPGEFAVELGRVIDRGLRESRAVDTESLCVLAGKLVWAIRIDLHILDNGGNLVDAANVAALAALSTFRRPECSLGGENGQEVIVHPPEAREPLPLIIHHLPIAVTFAFFSDESTLVVDPTHQEEAVMAGRMTATLNTNGDICAIQKAGGEGVPQSVIMHCLRIAATKAADVTVKIRDTVEAYNTERALRKIKRHSAPVALDVSGTLPNLRKNQVKSEDQREVSGSVGTQVEKLKLMNERKNSDQSNDIEGILTRGVLIRIS, encoded by the exons ATGGAGCAGAGGCTGGCGAACACATGGCGGATGACCGTTAACGAGAAGAAGTTCATAGAAAGCGCTTTGCTCTCCGGCCTCAGGGTCGATGGCCGGAACGTCTACGACTATCGCAAGCTGAGCATCAACTTTGGCAA AGAAGATGGCTCAGCAGAGGTGCATCTGGGTCAGACACGTGTAATGGGAATTGTGACTTCTCAACTAGTTCAACCATATAGAGATAGGCCTAATGAAGGGACACTTTCAATATTTACCGAGTTCTCTCCGATGGCTGATCCTTCGTTTGAACCTGGTCGTCCTGGGGAGTTCGCAGTTGAGTTAGGCAGGGTGATAGACCGTGGTTTAAG GGAAAGCAGGGCTGTGGATACAGAATCTCTTTGCGTTCTTGCAGGGAAGTTGGTGTGGGCCATCCGTATTGATCTCCATATCTTAGATAATGGAGG TAATCTGGTCGATGCTGCTAATGTTGCTGCTTTGGCTGCTCTGTCAACATTCCGTCGGCCTGAATGCTCATTAGGTGGAGAAAATGGTCAAGAAGTAATAGTTCATCCACCAGAG GCTAGGGAGCCACTACCCCTTATAATTCATCACTTACCTATAGCAGTCACCTTCGCATTTTTCAGCGATGAAAGCACTCTG GTGGTAGATCCTACCCACCAGGAGGAAGCGGTTATGGCTGGTAGGATGACAGCTACTCTGAATACAAATGGTGATATTTGTGCTATTCAGAAAGCAGGAGGAGAAGGTGTTCCTCAGAGTGTAATAATGCATTGCCTACGTATTGCTGCTACAAAAGCTGCTGATGTAACAGTGAAGATACGAGACACT GTAGAGGCGTACAATACTGAAAGAGCTCTGCGGAAGATAAAGCGCCACTCTGCTCCAGTTGCCTTGGATGTCAGTGGGACTCTTCCTAATTTAAGGAAAAATCAGGTCAAATCTGAGGATCAGAGGGAAGTCAGCGGATCAGTAGGAACTCAAGTGGAAAAATTGAAGCTGATGAATGAGAGAAAGAATTCTGATCAGAGTAATGACATTGAAG GAATCCTTACTCGAGGGGTGTTGATTCGGATTTCCTGA
- the LOC120287570 gene encoding exosome complex component RRP45A-like isoform X4 → MEQRLANTWRMTVNEKKFIESALLSGLRVDGRNVYDYRKLSINFGKEDGSAEVHLGQTRVMGIVTSQLVQPYRDRPNEGTLSIFTEFSPMADPSFEPGRPGEFAVELGRVIDRGLRESRAVDTESLCVLAGKLVWAIRIDLHILDNGGNLVDAANVAALAALSTFRRPECSLGGENGQEVIVHPPEAREPLPLIIHHLPIAVTFAFFSDESTLVVDPTHQEEAVMAGRMTATLNTNGDICAIQKAGGEGVPQSVIMHCLRIAATKAADVTVKIRDTVEAYNTERALRKIKRHSAPVALDVSGTLPNLRKNQVKSEDQREVSGSVGTQVEKLKLMNERKNSDQSNDIEGKVVTKSLEQGGTNSKDGNPRSFIGGPSS, encoded by the exons ATGGAGCAGAGGCTGGCGAACACATGGCGGATGACCGTTAACGAGAAGAAGTTCATAGAAAGCGCTTTGCTCTCCGGCCTCAGGGTCGATGGCCGGAACGTCTACGACTATCGCAAGCTGAGCATCAACTTTGGCAA AGAAGATGGCTCAGCAGAGGTGCATCTGGGTCAGACACGTGTAATGGGAATTGTGACTTCTCAACTAGTTCAACCATATAGAGATAGGCCTAATGAAGGGACACTTTCAATATTTACCGAGTTCTCTCCGATGGCTGATCCTTCGTTTGAACCTGGTCGTCCTGGGGAGTTCGCAGTTGAGTTAGGCAGGGTGATAGACCGTGGTTTAAG GGAAAGCAGGGCTGTGGATACAGAATCTCTTTGCGTTCTTGCAGGGAAGTTGGTGTGGGCCATCCGTATTGATCTCCATATCTTAGATAATGGAGG TAATCTGGTCGATGCTGCTAATGTTGCTGCTTTGGCTGCTCTGTCAACATTCCGTCGGCCTGAATGCTCATTAGGTGGAGAAAATGGTCAAGAAGTAATAGTTCATCCACCAGAG GCTAGGGAGCCACTACCCCTTATAATTCATCACTTACCTATAGCAGTCACCTTCGCATTTTTCAGCGATGAAAGCACTCTG GTGGTAGATCCTACCCACCAGGAGGAAGCGGTTATGGCTGGTAGGATGACAGCTACTCTGAATACAAATGGTGATATTTGTGCTATTCAGAAAGCAGGAGGAGAAGGTGTTCCTCAGAGTGTAATAATGCATTGCCTACGTATTGCTGCTACAAAAGCTGCTGATGTAACAGTGAAGATACGAGACACT GTAGAGGCGTACAATACTGAAAGAGCTCTGCGGAAGATAAAGCGCCACTCTGCTCCAGTTGCCTTGGATGTCAGTGGGACTCTTCCTAATTTAAGGAAAAATCAGGTCAAATCTGAGGATCAGAGGGAAGTCAGCGGATCAGTAGGAACTCAAGTGGAAAAATTGAAGCTGATGAATGAGAGAAAGAATTCTGATCAGAGTAATGACATTGAAGGTAAAGTGGTCACAAAATCACTTGAACAAGGAGGAACTAACAGTAAAGATGGGAATCCTAGGAGTTTCATTGGAGGTCCATCAAGTTG